From the genome of Impatiens glandulifera chromosome 9, dImpGla2.1, whole genome shotgun sequence, one region includes:
- the LOC124914396 gene encoding sphingoid long-chain bases kinase 1-like encodes MKSGNKTSPRQRLQSSGFRNSPKTTGPVFLQENLGKLPESRPTENIQRKNEHRVDIQDEQSELLEYEVVSGKLILDSRNSDCCCPIPLPYFMKAANQDGVEANLTRKELAWGSDILQLDDVVSVSYSSGQTHFTVHTYLVKRRFCCWRNTRIRTDFCFLASSPEEAYMWVSGFAFHDCFLNRVAVTSNSPPMPNIKCKSPLKLLVILNPRSGNGHSSKVFHDTVEPIFKLAGFQLRVVKTESAGHAKNLVATIDFNTCPDGIICIGGDGIVNEVLNGLLIRKDQKEALSIPMGIIPAGSDNSLVWTVLGENDPASAAVAIVKGGLVATDVLVVEWVQSGLIQFGMTVSYFGFVSDALELSEKYQKHLGPLRYIVAGIQKFLCLPKYNFEVEYLPIKTDQHENVSADHRELENLRTIPRTSTETTMIPPTVGDEPSDYDPKSKCCSSSSSSGGGRKRNVWEEAEVIHPQTPRSAKARSWLKAGKGTDNKGESSVSNRSDPGPVWENQQQPTRDLEANWNKNDQNPIDLPPTFEIVECEDDETREGDVGRRLMQQQQQQQEEEENWMRARGEFLGILICNHSCKTVQSGSQMVAPHAKHDDKCLDLMMIRGSGRFRLLRFFILMHLGRHLSLPYVEYVKVQSVKLKQANNTKTGCGIDGELVPVNGQVVTSLYHAQCLLIGRHPNS; translated from the exons ATGAAGAGTGGAAACAAAACTTCTCCAAGACAACGTCTTCAAAGTAGTGGTTTTCGTAATTCTCCTAAAACAACTGGACCAGTTTTCTTGCAAGAAAATCTTGGAAAGTTGCCAGAATCAAGACCGACTGAAAATATACAAAGAAAAAACGAGCACAGGGTTGATATCCAAGATGAGCAATCTGAATTGTTAGAATATGAAGTAGTCTCTGGTAAGCTCATCTTAGATTCAAGAAACTCAGACTGTTGCTGCCCTATACCACTACCTTATTTCATGAAAGCTGCAAACCAGGATGGTGTTGAAGCTAACCTAACAAGAAAAGAACTGGCATGGGGTTCTGATATACTTCAATTAGATGATGTGGTCTCA GTTTCTTATAGTTCGGGCCAGACACACTTTACCGTGCATACATACCTTGTGAAAAGGCGTTTTTGTTGCTGGAGGAATACAAGAATTCGGACTGATTTTTGTTTCTTGGCTTCTAGCCCTGAAGAGGCTTATATGTGGGTCAGTGGATTTGCTTTTCATGATTGTTTTCTGAATAGAGTTGCAGTTACTTCGAATTCTCCTCCTATGCCCAATATCAAATGTAAAAGTCCACTCAAGTTGCTAGTGATATTAAATCCGAGGTCTGGAAATGGTCATTCAAGTAAAGTTTTTCATGATACTGTTGAACCAATATTTAAG CTTGCAGGCTTTCAGTTGAGAGTGGTGAAAACAGAATCTGCTGGGCACGCAAAGAATCTTGTGGCCACTATTGATTTCAACACATGCCCAGATG GAATTATATGTATTGGCGGTGATGGTATTGTTAATGAG GTCTTGAATGGGCTGCTTATCAGGAAGGACCAGAAAGAAGCACTTTCCATTCCAATGGGAATCATACCAGCGGGTTCAGATAATTCTTTAGTTTGGACTGTTCTAGGAGAGAATGATCCAGCATCAGCTGCAGTTGCAATAGTAAAg GGTGGGCTTGTTGCAACTGATGTTCTTGTAGTTGAATGGGTTCAAAGCGGACTTATTCAGTTTGGAATGACGGTTTCATACTTCGGGTTTGTTAGCGATGCGCTAGAACTGTCTGAAAAGTATCAGAAGCATTTGGGTCCTCTACGTTATATAGTTGCTGGGATTCAAAAATTCCTTTGCTTGCCTAAATACAATTTCGAAGTTGAATACCTTCCCATAAAAACGGATCAACACGAAAATGTTTCAGCTGATCATCGGGAACTAGAGAATCTGCGGACAATTCCTAGGACGTCTACTGAAACGACAATGATTCCTCCGACCGTGGGGGATGAACCATCGGATTATGATCCAAAATCCAAatgttgttcttcttcttcttcgtcaggTGGTGGGAGGAAGAGAAATGTTTGGGAAGAAGCGGAAGTTATCCATCCTCAAACGCCACGTTCGGCAAAAGCACGTAGTTGGTTAAAGGCGGGCAAAGGAACGGATAATAAAGGAGAGTCATCGGTATCGAATCGGTCAGATCCAGGTCCAGTATGGGAAAACCAACAACAACCTACACGGGACTTGGAAGCAAATTGGaacaaaaatgatcaaaatccaATCGATTTGCCTCCTACATTTGAAATTGTTGAATGTGAAGATGATGAAACGAGAGAAGGAGACGTGGGTCGAAGACTtatgcagcagcagcagcagcagcaggaggaggaggagaattGGATGAGGGCTAGAGGTGAATTTCTGGGAATCTTGATCTGTAACCACTCGTGCAAAACTGTACAGAGTGGATCTCAAATGGTGGCTCCTCATGCTAAACATGACGATAAATGCTTGGATTTAATGATGATTAGAGGAAGTGGACGTTTCAGGCTCTTGAGATTCTTCATACTAATGCATTTGGGTCGACATCTTTCCCTTCCATATGTTGAATATGTCAAG GTGCAATCTGTGAAGCTTAAACAGGCAAATAACACCAAAACGGGATGTGGTATAGATGGTGAACTGGTTCCTGTTAATGGGCAAGTTGTGACTTCTTTATATCATGCTCAATGCTTGCTTATAGGTCGGCACCCAAATAGTTAG